One window of the Hydrogenobacter sp. genome contains the following:
- the rpsU gene encoding 30S ribosomal protein S21, whose translation MAIVEVGENESFEKVLKKFKRIVEKEGILTEVKRRQFYEKPSEKKKRKERAARKRMLKALKKKNLL comes from the coding sequence TTGGCTATAGTTGAAGTAGGCGAAAATGAATCTTTTGAGAAGGTTCTTAAGAAGTTTAAGAGAATAGTTGAAAAGGAAGGTATACTTACGGAAGTAAAAAGAAGGCAGTTTTACGAAAAGCCCAGTGAGAAGAAGAAAAGAAAAGAGAGAGCTGCGAGGAAGAGGATGCTCAAAGCCTTAAAGAAGAAAAACTTATTGTGA